A genomic segment from Stappia indica encodes:
- a CDS encoding dihydroxyacetone kinase family protein codes for MKKLINDPANAVAEMVAGLVASQPGLTRIVGRNVVLRADLPAPEHRKVAIISGGGSGHEPAHAGYVGAGMLTAAVLGDVFTSPSVDAVLEAIQATAGPAGALLIVKNYTGDRLNFGLAAEIARAGGIPAEIVVVGDDAALEGIVARERRRGIAGTVLVHKVAGAAAEQGRELAVVAQLAARAADAVRSMGVALGSCTLPSAKAPSFTLGDEEIEFGLGIHGEMGARRSAMLPANRIVSDMLDRLVEDLGERAREPIGLVVNGLGATTQLELMIVAGNALDDLSRRGVNVARVWVGNFMTALEMPGCSLSLMPLDDELSALIDQETAAPAWPGPGVITQKTAVDAPAAADDILAGEVDGPVSGAVRNAMLAIAEALDAAEQKLTELDSVAGDGDLGASMVRGAVALRSVAARQFSTPSKAFDALALALRREIAGSSGPFYAIALMRVARLLEGEAAPSADLWGKALAEAAEAVSATGGAKPGDRTMLDALSGAIEGWRAARGEDRNGLEAFDAAAAGAAQGARKTAEMTPKLGRASYLGERVLGHADAGATAVAIWMDAIARSLRA; via the coding sequence ATGAAGAAGCTGATCAACGATCCCGCGAACGCCGTCGCAGAAATGGTTGCTGGCCTGGTTGCCTCGCAGCCGGGACTGACCAGGATCGTCGGCCGGAACGTGGTGCTGCGCGCCGACCTGCCGGCGCCGGAGCATCGCAAGGTCGCCATCATCTCCGGCGGCGGCAGCGGCCATGAGCCGGCCCATGCCGGCTATGTCGGCGCCGGCATGCTGACGGCCGCGGTGCTGGGCGACGTGTTCACCTCGCCGAGCGTCGATGCGGTGCTTGAGGCGATCCAGGCGACGGCGGGCCCGGCCGGCGCGCTTCTCATCGTCAAGAACTACACGGGCGACCGGCTCAATTTCGGCCTGGCAGCGGAGATTGCCCGCGCCGGCGGCATTCCGGCCGAGATCGTTGTCGTCGGCGACGACGCGGCGCTGGAGGGCATCGTCGCCCGGGAGAGGCGACGCGGCATCGCCGGCACGGTCCTGGTGCACAAGGTCGCGGGCGCTGCGGCCGAGCAGGGCAGGGAGCTTGCCGTCGTCGCGCAGCTGGCCGCCCGTGCCGCCGATGCGGTTCGCTCCATGGGCGTCGCGCTCGGGTCCTGCACGCTGCCCTCGGCCAAGGCTCCGAGCTTCACGCTCGGCGACGAGGAGATCGAGTTCGGCCTCGGCATTCACGGCGAAATGGGCGCGCGTCGCTCCGCCATGCTGCCGGCAAACCGGATCGTGTCGGACATGCTCGACCGTCTCGTCGAGGATCTGGGCGAGCGTGCCCGCGAGCCGATCGGGCTCGTGGTCAACGGGCTCGGCGCGACGACCCAGCTCGAGCTGATGATCGTGGCCGGCAACGCGCTCGACGATCTCTCCCGCCGCGGCGTGAACGTTGCCCGCGTGTGGGTCGGCAATTTCATGACGGCGCTGGAAATGCCGGGTTGCTCCCTCTCGCTGATGCCGCTGGATGACGAGCTTTCCGCGCTGATCGACCAGGAGACGGCGGCTCCGGCCTGGCCGGGACCGGGCGTGATCACGCAGAAGACGGCGGTGGATGCGCCGGCTGCGGCCGACGACATCCTTGCCGGCGAGGTCGACGGTCCGGTTTCGGGCGCCGTGCGCAACGCCATGCTGGCGATTGCCGAGGCGCTCGATGCGGCCGAGCAGAAGCTGACGGAGCTCGACAGCGTCGCAGGCGACGGCGATCTGGGCGCCAGCATGGTGCGCGGGGCCGTGGCGCTGCGCTCTGTCGCCGCCCGGCAGTTCTCGACGCCCTCCAAGGCGTTCGACGCGCTGGCTCTGGCGCTGCGCCGGGAGATCGCCGGCAGCTCCGGTCCCTTCTATGCGATTGCGCTGATGCGGGTCGCAAGGCTGCTCGAGGGCGAGGCCGCGCCGTCCGCCGATCTGTGGGGCAAGGCCCTGGCCGAGGCGGCCGAGGCCGTGTCCGCGACCGGCGGCGCAAAGCCCGGCGACCGGACGATGCTCGACGCGCTTTCGGGTGCGATCGAGGGATGGCGCGCGGCGCGCGGCGAAGATCGCAATGGTCTCGAAGCGTTCGATGCCGCCGCTGCCGGCGCTGCACAGGGCGCCCGGAAGACCGCCGAGATGACGCCGAAGCTCGGACGGGCAAGCTATCTGGGCGAGCGTGTGCTCGGACATGCCGATGCGGGTGCAACGGCGGTTGCGATCTGGATGGACGCGATCGCCCGGTCGCTGCGCGCCTGA
- a CDS encoding NAD(P)-dependent oxidoreductase, with product MTDISKVAIYGLGNMGFPLAKRIAARFPVQVFDLNEEMLARAQGELGAETIASPEALSQTRIVVLCLPSPKASLAVLRQIAPHLPKDAVVVETSTVNPQDIFACRDALAPHGLRVIDASLMAGVSQMEAGTASLLIGGESDAIAACQPVLDAIADKQTVFGPLGTGAAAKVINNAVAHAVMVVVAEAGSMATATGVSIDKLIGLLSDPQMGLHRPLTYRFAKRVVEGDYAGGMPLDAARKDSRLALDLAQTEGVPLFAIQAAHSVYEMASRAGYAREDYAAIAKLWDDWHVPAVPK from the coding sequence ATGACCGATATTTCGAAGGTTGCCATCTACGGTCTCGGCAATATGGGCTTTCCGCTCGCCAAGCGGATCGCCGCCCGCTTTCCGGTGCAGGTGTTCGACCTGAACGAGGAGATGCTGGCCAGGGCGCAGGGCGAGCTCGGCGCCGAGACCATCGCAAGCCCCGAGGCGTTGTCGCAGACGCGGATCGTGGTGCTGTGCCTGCCGAGCCCCAAGGCCTCGCTCGCGGTGCTGCGCCAGATCGCGCCGCACCTGCCCAAGGACGCGGTGGTGGTCGAGACCTCGACGGTCAATCCGCAGGACATCTTCGCCTGCCGCGATGCGCTCGCACCGCACGGCCTGCGGGTTATCGATGCCTCGCTGATGGCCGGCGTCAGCCAGATGGAAGCGGGTACCGCCTCGCTGCTGATCGGCGGCGAGAGCGATGCCATCGCCGCCTGCCAGCCGGTGCTCGACGCGATTGCCGACAAGCAGACGGTGTTCGGCCCGCTGGGTACCGGCGCGGCCGCCAAGGTCATCAACAACGCGGTTGCCCACGCCGTCATGGTCGTGGTTGCCGAGGCCGGCTCGATGGCGACGGCGACGGGCGTGTCCATCGACAAGCTGATCGGCCTGCTGTCGGATCCGCAGATGGGCCTGCACCGGCCGCTGACCTACCGCTTCGCCAAGCGGGTGGTGGAAGGCGACTATGCCGGCGGCATGCCGCTGGACGCAGCACGCAAGGATTCCCGCCTGGCGCTCGACCTTGCCCAGACGGAGGGCGTTCCCCTCTTTGCGATCCAGGCCGCGCATTCGGTCTACGAGATGGCGTCCCGCGCAGGCTATGCGCGCGAGGACTACGCCGCGATCGCCAAGCTGTGGGACGACTGGCACGTGCCGGCCGTCCCGAAGTAA
- a CDS encoding aldehyde dehydrogenase: MDTRTKAGELVSINPADGTEVARVAITTPQELDAVVARAQKAYRDSGWKELMPHKRAEVLHAIANGLLAEKETLAALQMRDNGKPIAECRGMVDYAVGTFRYYASVCETLETDVTPRRGDYVSFTVLEPYGVVAAITPWNSPIMNDAAKVAPALAAGNAVILKPSEDAPLLAPELERIAAAAGLPGGLLQVVQGYGADIGAALVVHQGVGMISFTGGTATGRAIGRVAGERIVPVALELGGKSPHVVFADANLEHAVAAVAAGIFGSSGQSCVAGSRLLVEESVYDEVVTRLVERAKRIVVAAPDAKGVEVGPLASFHHRDRVHAFVERARAEGGRILCGGSAPEGAAYEAGAYYLPTVIDGLPHDALSCQEEAFGPVLVVLPFKDEADLVAKANGTDFGLACGIWTENFKKAWRTGRALEAGSVWINTYKQSVTSTPFGGFKDSGIGREKGIDGLRLYAQVKSMYFGLHENPLPIAK, translated from the coding sequence ATGGACACCCGCACGAAAGCCGGAGAACTCGTCAGCATCAATCCCGCCGACGGCACCGAGGTCGCGCGCGTTGCGATCACCACCCCGCAGGAGCTGGACGCCGTCGTCGCCCGCGCGCAGAAAGCTTACCGGGACTCCGGCTGGAAAGAGCTGATGCCGCACAAGCGGGCCGAGGTTCTGCACGCTATCGCCAACGGCCTGCTGGCCGAGAAGGAGACGCTCGCGGCGCTGCAGATGCGCGACAACGGCAAGCCGATCGCGGAGTGCCGCGGCATGGTCGACTATGCGGTCGGCACGTTCCGCTACTACGCCTCCGTCTGCGAGACGCTGGAGACGGACGTCACCCCGCGGCGCGGCGACTACGTGTCCTTCACCGTGCTCGAGCCCTATGGCGTTGTGGCTGCCATCACGCCGTGGAACTCGCCGATCATGAACGATGCGGCGAAGGTTGCGCCGGCGCTCGCCGCCGGCAATGCGGTCATCCTGAAGCCGTCCGAGGACGCGCCGCTGCTCGCTCCGGAACTGGAGCGCATTGCCGCGGCCGCGGGGCTTCCGGGCGGGCTGCTGCAGGTGGTGCAGGGATACGGCGCGGATATCGGTGCGGCTCTCGTGGTGCATCAGGGCGTCGGCATGATCTCCTTCACCGGCGGCACGGCCACGGGGCGGGCCATCGGCCGCGTTGCCGGCGAGCGCATCGTCCCGGTGGCGCTGGAGCTCGGCGGCAAGTCGCCGCACGTGGTCTTCGCCGATGCCAATCTGGAGCATGCGGTGGCGGCGGTCGCGGCCGGCATCTTCGGGTCGTCCGGCCAGTCCTGCGTTGCCGGCTCCCGGCTGCTGGTCGAGGAGAGCGTCTACGACGAGGTCGTGACGCGGCTGGTGGAGCGCGCCAAGCGTATCGTGGTGGCGGCGCCCGACGCCAAGGGCGTCGAGGTGGGACCGCTCGCCTCGTTCCATCACCGCGACCGGGTGCATGCCTTCGTCGAGCGGGCCCGTGCGGAAGGCGGACGCATCCTGTGCGGCGGCTCGGCTCCCGAGGGCGCCGCGTACGAGGCGGGCGCCTATTACCTGCCGACCGTGATCGACGGACTGCCGCACGACGCGCTCTCCTGTCAGGAGGAGGCTTTCGGCCCGGTCCTGGTGGTACTGCCGTTCAAGGACGAGGCGGACCTTGTCGCAAAGGCCAATGGCACGGATTTCGGCCTGGCCTGCGGCATCTGGACCGAGAACTTCAAGAAGGCCTGGCGCACGGGCCGCGCCCTCGAGGCCGGGTCCGTGTGGATCAACACCTACAAGCAGTCCGTGACGAGCACGCCGTTCGGCGGGTTCAAGGACAGCGGCATCGGCCGGGAGAAGGGCATCGACGGCCTGCGCCTCTATGCGCAGGTGAAGAGCATGTATTTCGGCCTGCACGAAAACCCGCTGCCCATCGCCAAGTGA
- a CDS encoding tripartite tricarboxylate transporter permease has protein sequence MIEVLSGLPHALLIDSILAMIVGTAAGILVGAIPGLTATLAMALLLPFTYTMSPLVALGMMAGIYNGSMYGGAIPAILMRIPGTPSAVATTFDGYPLAQAGRAKYALHIALISSTAGSIISALALMIIAPPLVTLALKFGPTEYFWVAIFGLTSVSLLLAGAPAKGLASAMIGVAVGLVGMDMMTGAERLVFGVRHIAGGVDLAVMLTGLFAIPPALAMLASPSGGSSRADLTGAGLKLREALTFTRTWIRSGVIGVIIGIMPGAGGNLAGILSYAEEKRAARDSSRFGKGDPRGIAASECANNADNASSLIPTLALGVPGNSVAALMMGAMLIQGLNPGPALFSQHADVVYGFMWQMLLTAFMMLALGLVGAKLFVNMLRIPAALLAPMILIICSLGTYASTNAMADVWLMLGFGVTGYVLSRSGYPIAPIVLGAILGPMAESSFRQALLISRGDPLSFVSSPISIVLVVAILAILALPLLRRRKPHTPAG, from the coding sequence ATGATCGAAGTTCTCTCCGGTCTTCCCCATGCCCTGCTCATCGACAGCATCCTGGCGATGATCGTTGGCACCGCTGCCGGCATTCTCGTCGGCGCGATTCCCGGTCTCACGGCGACCCTCGCCATGGCCCTGCTGCTGCCGTTCACCTACACCATGTCGCCGCTCGTGGCGCTCGGCATGATGGCCGGCATCTACAACGGCTCCATGTATGGGGGTGCCATTCCGGCGATCCTGATGCGGATCCCCGGCACGCCTTCCGCCGTTGCCACCACGTTCGACGGCTACCCGCTGGCCCAGGCGGGACGGGCCAAATATGCCCTTCACATTGCGCTGATCTCCTCCACGGCCGGCTCGATCATCAGCGCGCTCGCGCTCATGATCATTGCGCCGCCGCTGGTCACGCTCGCCCTCAAGTTCGGTCCGACCGAGTATTTCTGGGTCGCGATCTTCGGCCTCACCAGCGTGTCGCTGCTGCTTGCCGGCGCCCCGGCCAAGGGGCTTGCCTCCGCGATGATCGGCGTTGCGGTCGGTCTCGTCGGCATGGACATGATGACCGGTGCGGAGCGGCTGGTGTTCGGCGTGCGCCACATCGCCGGCGGCGTCGACCTTGCTGTCATGCTGACGGGCCTCTTCGCCATTCCTCCCGCGCTGGCCATGCTTGCGTCCCCCTCAGGCGGGAGCAGCCGTGCCGACCTGACCGGCGCCGGCCTCAAGCTGCGCGAGGCGCTCACCTTCACGCGCACCTGGATCCGGTCTGGCGTCATCGGCGTCATCATCGGCATCATGCCGGGTGCGGGCGGCAATCTCGCCGGTATCCTCAGCTATGCGGAGGAGAAGCGTGCGGCACGGGACTCCTCGCGCTTCGGCAAGGGCGATCCGCGCGGCATCGCCGCCTCGGAATGCGCCAACAATGCCGACAACGCCTCGTCGCTGATCCCCACGCTCGCGCTCGGCGTGCCGGGGAACTCGGTCGCCGCGCTGATGATGGGCGCCATGCTGATCCAGGGCCTGAACCCGGGACCGGCGCTGTTCAGCCAGCATGCGGACGTCGTCTACGGCTTCATGTGGCAGATGCTGCTCACCGCCTTCATGATGCTCGCCCTCGGCCTTGTCGGCGCGAAGCTGTTCGTCAACATGCTCCGCATTCCCGCCGCGCTGCTCGCGCCGATGATCCTGATCATCTGCTCGCTCGGCACCTACGCCTCGACGAACGCCATGGCCGACGTCTGGCTGATGCTCGGCTTCGGCGTGACCGGCTACGTGCTGTCGCGCTCGGGCTATCCCATCGCCCCGATCGTCCTGGGCGCGATCCTGGGGCCCATGGCGGAATCCTCCTTCCGCCAGGCGCTGCTGATCTCGCGCGGAGATCCGCTCTCCTTCGTCTCCTCGCCGATCTCGATCGTGCTCGTCGTCGCGATCCTGGCGATCCTCGCACTCCCGCTGCTGCGCCGCCGCAAGCCTCACACGCCTGCCGGCTGA
- a CDS encoding tripartite tricarboxylate transporter TctB family protein, protein MAVTPEQAQGNTVRPLERLAVALLVALVGAVVTWDGTRQAGASAYFPIAVGSAMIVLSVMSIIRLGRDTRLTDEAPLFKGFAGLALLAVFIALAGQIGFLTASLAFIPAMAVLGGDRNAVRVVLGTAAFVVMAYVVFHLAFAQPFPAELILGG, encoded by the coding sequence GTGGCAGTAACGCCTGAACAGGCACAGGGAAACACCGTCCGGCCGCTCGAGCGGCTGGCGGTGGCTCTCCTCGTTGCGCTTGTCGGGGCCGTCGTCACCTGGGACGGCACCCGGCAGGCCGGGGCGAGCGCCTATTTCCCCATCGCGGTCGGCAGCGCGATGATCGTGCTGTCGGTGATGTCCATCATCCGTCTCGGCCGCGACACGCGTCTCACGGACGAGGCCCCCCTGTTCAAGGGCTTTGCCGGCCTTGCCCTGCTTGCCGTCTTCATCGCGCTGGCCGGCCAGATCGGCTTTCTCACCGCCTCCCTGGCATTCATCCCCGCGATGGCGGTGCTCGGCGGAGACCGCAATGCCGTGCGCGTCGTCTTGGGAACGGCCGCCTTTGTCGTCATGGCCTATGTCGTGTTCCATCTCGCCTTCGCTCAGCCGTTCCCGGCGGAACTGATCCTGGGAGGCTGA
- a CDS encoding tripartite tricarboxylate transporter substrate binding protein has product MLRKLMTAAAAIAIFTGPALAEWPEKSLELIVAYGAGGGTDVTARTLQPLLEKQLGQSVVIVNRPGAAGEVGHAALANATPDGYTIGIVNLPPMLTIPITKDAAFKADQIIPVAGLVRDPSAISVPGNSPFNTLDELIAYAKENPGAVTIGTTGVGTDDHLAMRYLAKATGAEFTHVPFASAGAARTALMGGHVSAAALNLGEAMPNAQEGKVKILAHFGSEPSALAPDVPTAKSLGVDVEMLSERGVGVPAGTDPAIVEKLAAAIAAVANDPAFIERNKELFTEVAYKSSADFQQHVQKLGEDYQAMWDESPWQ; this is encoded by the coding sequence GTGCTCAGGAAACTCATGACGGCCGCTGCGGCCATTGCCATCTTCACTGGCCCGGCTCTCGCCGAATGGCCCGAGAAGTCGCTCGAACTCATCGTCGCCTATGGCGCAGGCGGCGGCACCGATGTTACCGCACGTACCCTCCAGCCGCTGCTGGAAAAGCAACTCGGCCAGTCCGTGGTCATTGTGAATCGCCCGGGTGCGGCCGGCGAAGTGGGCCATGCGGCCCTCGCCAACGCCACGCCGGACGGCTACACGATCGGCATCGTGAACCTGCCGCCGATGCTCACCATCCCGATCACCAAGGATGCGGCGTTCAAGGCTGACCAGATCATCCCGGTGGCGGGCCTGGTGCGCGACCCGTCCGCGATCTCGGTTCCCGGCAACAGCCCGTTCAACACGCTCGACGAGTTGATCGCCTATGCCAAGGAGAACCCGGGTGCGGTGACCATCGGCACGACCGGCGTCGGCACCGACGACCACCTTGCCATGCGCTACCTCGCCAAGGCGACCGGCGCGGAGTTCACCCACGTTCCCTTCGCCTCCGCCGGTGCGGCCCGGACAGCCCTGATGGGCGGTCACGTGTCCGCAGCTGCCCTGAACCTCGGCGAGGCCATGCCCAACGCCCAGGAAGGCAAGGTGAAGATCCTCGCCCATTTCGGCTCCGAGCCGTCCGCGCTGGCGCCTGACGTTCCGACCGCCAAGTCGCTCGGCGTCGATGTCGAGATGCTCTCCGAGCGCGGCGTCGGCGTTCCTGCCGGCACGGATCCGGCCATCGTCGAGAAGCTTGCCGCCGCCATTGCGGCCGTGGCCAACGACCCGGCGTTCATCGAGCGCAACAAGGAGCTCTTCACCGAGGTGGCCTACAAGTCGTCGGCTGATTTCCAGCAGCATGTGCAGAAGCTGGGTGAGGACTACCAGGCCATGTGGGACGAGTCCCCGTGGCAGTAA
- a CDS encoding GntR family transcriptional regulator, translating into MVRHGTMTETAVSEIVSVLEQDIIFGRFLPKQRLYEDEFIVRFSTKRHIVRAALHELERKGIVERQPNRGAAVRYFSRAEVAALYELRVILHEAAARRIQLAADPEWFAQLEAARDAHAEAVASRDLGLVFQTNTIFHRKLFEGTGNAYLSEAIETSNAKTHGIRSHGLGMPSLLEKARAEHFAMVEAVRTGDLEELARLCTSHMQPARAFYEEKYCGAL; encoded by the coding sequence ATGGTCAGACACGGAACGATGACGGAGACGGCGGTTTCGGAGATCGTCTCGGTTCTGGAGCAGGACATCATCTTCGGCAGGTTCCTGCCGAAACAACGGCTCTACGAGGACGAGTTCATCGTCCGCTTCTCCACCAAACGCCATATCGTGCGCGCCGCCCTGCACGAGCTGGAGAGAAAGGGCATCGTCGAGCGCCAGCCCAATCGCGGCGCGGCGGTGCGCTATTTCTCGCGCGCGGAGGTCGCCGCGCTCTACGAGCTGCGCGTCATCCTGCACGAGGCAGCGGCACGCCGGATCCAGCTGGCTGCCGACCCGGAGTGGTTTGCCCAGCTGGAGGCCGCACGCGACGCCCACGCCGAGGCGGTCGCCTCGCGCGACCTCGGGCTTGTCTTCCAGACCAATACGATTTTCCATCGCAAGCTCTTCGAGGGAACGGGCAATGCCTATCTCTCCGAAGCGATCGAGACCTCCAACGCCAAGACGCACGGCATTCGCTCCCACGGCCTCGGCATGCCGTCCCTGCTGGAGAAGGCCAGAGCCGAACATTTCGCGATGGTCGAGGCCGTCAGGACCGGCGACCTCGAGGAACTCGCAAGGCTCTGCACCAGCCACATGCAGCCCGCCCGCGCCTTCTACGAGGAAAAATACTGCGGCGCCCTGTAG
- a CDS encoding Bug family tripartite tricarboxylate transporter substrate binding protein, with product MNRRHFVLAASCIAATIGLTAPGLAQGYPDRPVTLVVPFSPGGGTDLLARLVSSKLETALGAPVVVDNRPGASGAVAGAYVKTQPADGYTLLFGTSSTNAISPVLHEDKMGDMLTGLDPVSLIANSALILVVPASSPITDLKGYVEASKERPLTYGTFGVGSTPHLLGTLFASKAGADMIHVPYKGSAPAVADVTGGHTDSSFLTVTALTASLQDDAMRGLAVAAAGRLPQFPNIPTFAEEGYDSLDDAGWFGIFAPAGVPAEIRAQVSKAVRSVLDQPEAQDEFAKLGVTAQGSSPEELEKKRDASVALVRHILATTDIDISK from the coding sequence ATGAACCGTCGACATTTCGTGCTGGCCGCAAGCTGCATCGCCGCAACCATCGGGCTGACAGCACCGGGCCTGGCGCAAGGATATCCCGACCGCCCGGTCACGCTTGTCGTGCCTTTTTCTCCCGGTGGCGGAACGGACCTTCTGGCGCGGCTGGTCTCCAGCAAGCTGGAGACCGCGCTCGGCGCGCCGGTGGTTGTCGACAATCGCCCCGGCGCCAGCGGCGCCGTCGCCGGCGCTTACGTGAAGACGCAGCCGGCCGACGGCTACACGCTGCTGTTCGGAACATCCTCGACCAACGCGATCTCGCCGGTCCTGCACGAGGACAAGATGGGCGACATGCTCACCGGCCTCGATCCGGTAAGCCTCATCGCCAACAGCGCGCTCATTCTCGTCGTTCCCGCCTCTTCGCCGATCACCGATCTCAAGGGCTATGTGGAAGCCTCGAAAGAGCGCCCGCTCACCTATGGCACCTTCGGCGTCGGCTCGACGCCGCACCTTCTGGGAACGCTCTTCGCCTCCAAGGCCGGCGCCGACATGATCCACGTGCCCTACAAGGGGTCCGCCCCGGCCGTCGCCGATGTGACCGGCGGCCATACCGACAGCTCCTTCCTGACGGTGACCGCGCTCACCGCCTCGCTTCAGGACGATGCGATGCGCGGTCTGGCAGTCGCCGCGGCCGGACGCCTGCCGCAGTTCCCCAACATCCCGACCTTCGCCGAAGAGGGCTATGACAGCCTCGACGACGCCGGCTGGTTCGGGATCTTCGCCCCGGCGGGAGTGCCGGCCGAGATCCGCGCCCAGGTGTCCAAGGCGGTCCGTTCGGTACTCGACCAGCCGGAAGCCCAGGACGAATTCGCCAAGCTCGGCGTCACGGCGCAGGGCAGCTCGCCGGAAGAGCTGGAGAAGAAGCGCGACGCCTCCGTGGCGCTGGTGAGGCATATCCTCGCCACCACAGATATCGACATCTCGAAGTAA
- a CDS encoding amino acid synthesis family protein, translating to MRRDNIADYQIRRWYIQEQEVLTNETYQSDEGSPLRKILIAAAIRNPYAARFSEDLSEIVDGSDKLGEEFARRILAALDGAQAESYGKACVVGSAGEYEHGNAFITARFATPIRAVLPGAKEWIPSTGKRSGPGALIDVPLAHVGELYARDYYDTVSAYFDDAPNADEVVVVFAVATRGRIHARLGGPQAAPLAAE from the coding sequence ATGCGCCGAGACAACATCGCCGACTACCAGATCCGCCGTTGGTACATCCAGGAACAGGAAGTCCTGACCAACGAGACCTATCAGTCGGACGAAGGCTCCCCCTTGCGCAAGATCCTGATCGCTGCCGCAATCAGGAACCCCTATGCGGCGCGGTTCAGCGAAGATCTGAGTGAGATCGTCGATGGCAGCGACAAGCTGGGAGAGGAGTTTGCCCGGCGCATCCTCGCCGCCCTGGACGGGGCGCAGGCCGAAAGCTACGGCAAGGCCTGCGTCGTCGGCAGCGCCGGCGAATACGAGCACGGCAACGCCTTCATCACCGCCCGGTTCGCGACCCCGATCCGGGCGGTGCTGCCGGGCGCGAAGGAATGGATCCCCTCGACCGGCAAGCGCAGCGGCCCGGGTGCCCTGATCGACGTCCCGCTCGCCCATGTCGGAGAACTCTATGCCCGCGACTACTACGACACGGTGAGCGCCTATTTCGACGATGCGCCCAATGCCGACGAGGTGGTGGTGGTTTTCGCCGTCGCGACACGCGGACGTATCCACGCCCGCCTCGGCGGACCTCAGGCCGCACCGCTCGCGGCCGAATAA
- a CDS encoding alpha/beta fold hydrolase, whose product MDREHSNFVQLNGLRFHYLTWGDPGRPMLICLHGLRSYGRTFAGLAETLADRFYVVAPDQRGRGETDWDPAKNYFADQYAADLGALIDHLGAETIHVLGHSMGGINALTYARTHAERFASLILEDSGPEADGSAGIERILKELQTTPLTFDTLDEARAFWRSIRPNVTDEAIESRVAHSMKSVDDKIVWRHDQRGIGECRIKQASIRPNPDLWPALSSLACPVLVLRGANSDYLDPARVQRMCETNPRVVAREIESAGHYVHDDNPVSFNHTVGAFLDRVIGERGAGRG is encoded by the coding sequence ATGGACCGGGAGCACTCCAATTTCGTTCAGCTCAACGGGCTGCGATTTCACTATCTCACCTGGGGTGATCCCGGCCGTCCGATGCTGATCTGCCTGCACGGCCTGCGCAGCTATGGCCGAACCTTTGCCGGGCTCGCGGAAACCCTCGCGGATCGCTTCTACGTGGTGGCGCCCGACCAGCGCGGCCGGGGAGAAACGGACTGGGATCCGGCGAAGAACTACTTTGCCGATCAGTACGCAGCTGACCTTGGCGCCCTCATCGACCATCTGGGGGCCGAGACGATCCATGTTCTCGGCCACTCGATGGGCGGCATCAACGCGCTGACCTATGCACGGACCCATGCCGAGCGTTTTGCCTCGCTGATCCTGGAAGACAGCGGGCCGGAGGCCGATGGCAGTGCCGGGATCGAGCGGATCCTGAAAGAACTGCAAACGACGCCGCTCACTTTCGACACCTTGGACGAAGCCCGCGCCTTCTGGCGCTCGATCCGGCCCAACGTCACCGACGAGGCGATCGAATCGCGTGTCGCCCACTCGATGAAAAGCGTCGACGACAAGATCGTCTGGCGCCACGACCAGCGCGGGATCGGGGAGTGCCGGATCAAGCAGGCAAGCATCCGGCCCAATCCGGACCTCTGGCCTGCCCTGTCCAGCCTCGCCTGCCCCGTTCTCGTGCTGCGCGGCGCGAATTCCGACTATCTCGACCCGGCACGGGTACAGCGGATGTGCGAGACGAACCCGCGTGTGGTGGCCCGGGAGATAGAAAGCGCCGGACACTACGTGCACGACGACAATCCGGTAAGCTTCAACCATACGGTCGGCGCGTTTCTCGATCGCGTCATCGGGGAGAGAGGAGCAGGACGGGGATAA